The Flavobacterium psychrotrophum region GGCAATATATTCTATAAGTTGTGGTTCTATGATAACCTGCTTAACAATGGATTGGAATTTTAAAATGTCCTGCTGAGAAATTACAGTTTTAATATCACCAAGCTTGTCATTACCCTTAAGGGCATTTTCGCGTTGTAGAATTGCTATCTCCTCGTTAAGATCAGGATAACTGATGGTAATTTTAAACAGGAACCTGTCTAATTGCGCTTCAGGCAGGCGGTATGTACCTTCCTGCTCTATGGGGTTTTGTGTGGCAATAACCAAAAATGGCGCCTCCATTGTATAGGTGTGGCCTTCAACAGTTATCTGGCGTTCTTCCATAACTTCAAAAAGTGCAGCCTGTGTTTTTGCCGGGGCACGGTTAATCTCGTCGATCAAAACGAAGTTAGAAAATACAGGGCCTTTCTTAAAGCTGAATTCTGATTTAGAAAGGTCGAATACCGATGTGCCCAGTATATCACTCGGCATCAGGTCTGGCGTAAATTGTATGCGGCTAAAGTCAAGCGATAGTGCTTTGCTCAGCAATTTGGCAGTAATGGTTTTAGCTACTCCGGGTACACCTTCTATAAGTACATGGCCGTTGCTTAGTATAGCAACGAGCAACTGGTCTATCATTTTATGCTGGCCTACAATCACCTTGCCCAGTTCCTGCTTTATAGCATCTATTCCTGCCCTTAGTGCGTTAAGGTCAAGACGGTTGGTAAAGTTTAGCGTATCGCTTTCCGGCTGTGTTGGTGTTGTGTTTTCAGGTTGGTTAAAACCTTCCGGCTGTTCGTTATCGTGTTTTTCAATATCTATCATAACCTTAGTTTTTCGATGGCGTTGTTTATTGCTATTACATCAGCTTCTGAACTGAGTATTTGTTGGCGGTGTTTTTTTATAAGGCTTACTGCCTGTTGTATGTCCTGTATGCTTTTACCGGTTTTTTGATGCAGCCTTTCTACAAAGGCATCATCAAGGCTATAGGTGTCAATAAGGTAATCTGTGCGCACCTTTTCTAAAAAGTAAATTATCTTTTTATCAATGATTGTGTGGTGGTTACCTTCCTGAAAATAAAGGTTACCTATGGTTTTTGTAAAATCTATGGTAGTATTAGTTACCGGGTGTATAACCGGCACTACACGCTGCCTGCGCCTGGCATTAAAAAAGATAAAGACAATGAGCGCCAACAAACCCAGATACCAAAAAGAGCTAAAGGCTGGCTGCTCCAGGAAATTGGTCAGCGTAGTATCACGGTTTTGTGCCGTAGCGTTACCTACCTGCCACAGTAGCCTGCCTGTGGGTATTTTTGCAGCAATAGCCTCTGCATATTGCCAGGTGTTTTTAGTAAGCAGATAATAGTTTGTAAATACCTGTGGTTGTGTGTGCAGTAGTATGCGGCCATAGCCAAATTTTGCCTGAACATAGTTAGGTACCACAGTATCTTTTGTATGCTGGTAGCCCAGTATGGCTATGCTGTCGTTACCCGTTGCAAGGCTGTCAAAATAGTTATGTCCGTGCCCTTCTTTATACCAATATTTGTTTTTACTGTTTTTATCGAAGGTAAGTGCGATAGAGTCAACAGGATTCAGGTCTCTAATGCTAAGCCCAAGGGTATCCAGTATAACCTCAGGAAAATTGTTCATGCTAAGCAATACCGTGTTACCGTGTGCTGCATAGTTAAGGAGCTCTTTAGCTGATGCGCGATCTATATCGTTAGATTCATAAATATTAAGATAAGTGCCCTGACTATAGTAGGTATTAGTCTCATAATCATAATCTTCCTCAAGATATTCATAAGGGCTTATAGATATCTTCTCAATAGTATCTCCCTTAAAAAGATCAGGGGCCTCTTCATTAAGTACATAAAGCCCAAGCGGTATTTTATTATTTATAGAATAAGACGGCCTCCAGTTAAGCTGTTTAGGCTCATAGGCATCTGCAATGATTGCTATTACAACAAACACAGCAATAATAGAGAATATGGTAATAAGCGCCTTTTTCATGTTATAATGTATTTAGCGTTTTTTTAAAGGCTTTTTCTGCTTTTGCAAAAGCCTTCTCATCAATATCAAAATCGCCATACCAGCTGTGGTCATATACATAAGACAAGTAACGGAAATCGTCACGCAGGCCATTGTTTTTTATTTCGTAGTAATAATCAGTGTTGGTCTTATCCCAGTTCCAGGTTATTATTTCGCGTGCCGATAACTTTTTAAGCAGCCACAGGTAGTAATAACGCAATGCCAGCCTATAATTATCTTCTTTTTTAGTTTTTTCTATCAGCGATGCAAAATCCATTTCGTGAATGTTTCCGGCTTCTACATCGGTAACAGTAATTTTTTTATCTGCACGGCCAAATATCCACAGCCCGTTTTTTTGCAAAACAGCCCGTGCAATAAAATATACCACAACCAGTATTACGAGTATCCATAATGATTTTATGAGCCAGTCTGCAATAGCAGAACTTTTTCCTGCGTGTTGGGTATTGCCCGGGCCAAACAGCATTTTAAGTATTTTTCTTATCCATGCAAAAAAACGTGTTGCCCAGTTCTCAGTTTCGGGTTTTTGCTCGTAATCAAAATCGTTTCCGGTATATTTTTTCTTAAATCCGGGGCTAAATTTCCTGTTAGTATAGGTGGCGGGCAGGGGTGGGGCAACAGTTTGTTTTTGATAAACCGTGTCATCTGTATAGCTATAATCGGTTTGTTCGCTATATTGTATGCTGTCTGTTACAATTTCAGAAATTGTATCTGCTTCCTCCTGCGCTATAAGGGCAGTGGACGAAAATAACAGATAAATACAGAGTAATATTATTCGGGTCACGATGGTTATGCTGGTTTGTTGGCGTGTAATGCTTTTTGCAGCCTGCGGTTTACCCTGAATGGATAAATAAGGTAATACCACGATATGAGGCTAAGCGTAGACAAAATTATAAAAATATTTAGCGACATGGGCATTACAGGAGAATATCGGGTAACAAAACCTTCTATCATTCCGGCGGCAAATATAAACGGCAGTGTACTTGCCCATACTTTAAGGCCGTCTTTAAAACCGCGCTTAAGCGATTCGCCCCTCGAATAGGTTTTTGGGAACAAAATTCCCGCACCAAAAATAATGCCTGCAACAGCGCATATTACAATAGAAAAAATTTCCATGGCACCGTGCAGCCAAATGCCGCGAACACTTTCCCAAAATACTTTTTTCTCGTAAAAAAAGTATTGAAAAGCACCCAGCATAATGCAGTTTTTAAAGAGGAGGTATACTGTGCCAAAGCCACCCAGTATGCCCAGTACAAACTCTGAAGCGCAAACACGCAGGTTATTAAGGGTAATGCCTATAGCACTGCCCCAGTTACTGCCCGATTTGTAAACGGCTACAGGGTTGCCATTCTCTATATTTTCAAGGGTCATGTTTACAT contains the following coding sequences:
- a CDS encoding AAA family ATPase — protein: MIDIEKHDNEQPEGFNQPENTTPTQPESDTLNFTNRLDLNALRAGIDAIKQELGKVIVGQHKMIDQLLVAILSNGHVLIEGVPGVAKTITAKLLSKALSLDFSRIQFTPDLMPSDILGTSVFDLSKSEFSFKKGPVFSNFVLIDEINRAPAKTQAALFEVMEERQITVEGHTYTMEAPFLVIATQNPIEQEGTYRLPEAQLDRFLFKITISYPDLNEEIAILQRENALKGNDKLGDIKTVISQQDILKFQSIVKQVIIEPQLIEYIAKIVSNTRENAFLYLGASPRASIAILNAAKGFAALRARDFVTPDDIKDAAIPVLRHRVVVAPEREMEGLTGDQIIKQIIDTVEIPR
- a CDS encoding DUF4350 domain-containing protein, whose product is MKKALITIFSIIAVFVVIAIIADAYEPKQLNWRPSYSINNKIPLGLYVLNEEAPDLFKGDTIEKISISPYEYLEEDYDYETNTYYSQGTYLNIYESNDIDRASAKELLNYAAHGNTVLLSMNNFPEVILDTLGLSIRDLNPVDSIALTFDKNSKNKYWYKEGHGHNYFDSLATGNDSIAILGYQHTKDTVVPNYVQAKFGYGRILLHTQPQVFTNYYLLTKNTWQYAEAIAAKIPTGRLLWQVGNATAQNRDTTLTNFLEQPAFSSFWYLGLLALIVFIFFNARRRQRVVPVIHPVTNTTIDFTKTIGNLYFQEGNHHTIIDKKIIYFLEKVRTDYLIDTYSLDDAFVERLHQKTGKSIQDIQQAVSLIKKHRQQILSSEADVIAINNAIEKLRL
- a CDS encoding DUF4129 domain-containing protein, which produces MTRIILLCIYLLFSSTALIAQEEADTISEIVTDSIQYSEQTDYSYTDDTVYQKQTVAPPLPATYTNRKFSPGFKKKYTGNDFDYEQKPETENWATRFFAWIRKILKMLFGPGNTQHAGKSSAIADWLIKSLWILVILVVVYFIARAVLQKNGLWIFGRADKKITVTDVEAGNIHEMDFASLIEKTKKEDNYRLALRYYYLWLLKKLSAREIITWNWDKTNTDYYYEIKNNGLRDDFRYLSYVYDHSWYGDFDIDEKAFAKAEKAFKKTLNTL
- a CDS encoding stage II sporulation protein M, which encodes MREVAFIKQNKEKWLEFEQAIFGNAKKNPDDLASLYIHLVNDLAYAQTYYPRSKTVTYLNNLAALTYQKIYKTRREEGYRIIRFFKTEVPLVVYNNRRYVLYAFLFFFLFTLIGVFSAAHDAGFVRLIMGDDYVNMTLENIENGNPVAVYKSGSNWGSAIGITLNNLRVCASEFVLGILGGFGTVYLLFKNCIMLGAFQYFFYEKKVFWESVRGIWLHGAMEIFSIVICAVAGIIFGAGILFPKTYSRGESLKRGFKDGLKVWASTLPFIFAAGMIEGFVTRYSPVMPMSLNIFIILSTLSLISWYYLIYPFRVNRRLQKALHANKPA